A single window of Amphiura filiformis chromosome 17, Afil_fr2py, whole genome shotgun sequence DNA harbors:
- the LOC140137528 gene encoding uncharacterized protein → MAGTIMMKASVTFVCSLLLFVIPVMGQDKTRLIGTSGTDLVLSVIDQIRQSGIFPPDSNFFLFLGRASYLASMDGGNPDTYRPGFGGGIWQITEAQFQATQNTAAFPGLVDKISRIQEEFGINWLSLTWNDLRTPFHSGLAESLFFCTIPEVIPQSVAEQARVWSQFVANGRPAQTYMDIVNSLPDLTPDPNCPGNQRGISPNLQEYGRLSWTPPPNIRAAGSSFGGASDVQIAPGVSYLFTNEYTDTNNNVKTCVFTGSTSAGTAPPMAYCPSNLMMFVPEDASSMTISWSPPRANIPMIRKNRNPDETSIFTVGYHLVEYIFEQRDTNNNVIDLPVCAFVVSVVRGGPVMPPAGPVEGDLIGDGICGTRPAVGLQPRIVSGNPAPAGSVPWIGSLQDDFGNHLCGATLIRARWAITAAHCIVDPGVTIPTKIVFGDISLSTTSANRQESTFTQFFNYPFYDSNDDIAEFDLTLLYLANEIQVTDFVRPMCLATNANEGNTYRNCQSAGWGSLTENGQYPDDLQVVGLPLIPTATCRAPPFNKNPTSNIICAGGENRNLAGDTCQGDSGGPLICQSNGDNAFHLVGVVSVGDGCGRPQSPGFYTRITSFIGWIRGTIQGAEGVMLP, encoded by the exons ATGGCAGGTACTATCATGATGAAAGCCTCGGTGACATTTG TTTGCAGCTTGCTACTATTCGTAATCCCGGTCAtgggacaagacaagacaagactgATTGGGACAAGTGGGACAGACTTGGTCTTGTCCGTCATTGACCAGATCAGACAAAGTGGCATCTTTCCTCCAGATAGCAATTTCTTCCTGTTCTTGGGTCGTGCATCGTATTTAGCATCAATGGATGGGGGTAATCCCGACACGTATAGACCGGGGTTTGGTGGAGGTATATGGCAG ATTACCGAAGCACAGTTTCAGGCGACACAAAACACTGCAGCTTTCCCTGGTCTCGTGGATAAAATATCTCGCATCCAGGAAGAATTTGGTATTAACTGGCTTTCACTGACATGGAATGACCTACGTACTCCATTTCATTCAGGATTAGCAGAGAGCTTGTTCTTCTGCACTATTCCCGAAGTCATTCCTCAATCTGTTGCCGAGCAGGCCAGAGTTTGGAGCCAATTCGTTGCCAATGGCAGACCTGCACAGACATACATGGATATTGTTAACAGTCTACCCGATCTAA CCCCCGACCCTAACTGCCCAGGAAATCAGAGAGGCATAAGCCCGAACCTTCAGGAATATGGCAGACTTAGCTGGACGCCTCCACCGAACATCCGCGCCGCTGGCAGCAGTTTTGGTGGGGCATCTGACGTGCAAATTGCACCTGGAGTTTCCTACCTGTTTACGAATGAATACACCGATACCAATAATAATGTGAAGACTTGTGTTTTTACCGGGAGTACATCGG CTGGTACAGCTCCGCCGATGGCTTACTGTCCATCCAACTTAATGATGTTTGTGCCTGAAGATGCGTCGTCAATGACGATATCCTGGTCTCCTCCTCGAGCCAATATACCCATGATTAGGAAGAACCGTAACCCAGACGAAACGTCCATCTTTACCGTTGGATATCATCTTGTAGAGTATATCTTTGAGCAACGGGATACAAATAATAACGTCATTGATCTTCCCGTGTGTGCCTTTGTAGTCAGTGTCGTAAGGG GTGGACCAGTTATGCCGCCTGCTGGACCAGTTGAAGGAG ACCTAATAGGAGATGGCATTTGTGGCACAAGACCTGCAGTGGGACTACAGCCTCGAATTGTCAGTGGAAACCCTGCGCCAGCTGGAAGTGTTCCGTGGATTGGGTCTCTTCAAGATGACTTTGGCAATCATTTATGCGGTGCTACCCTGATAAGGGCACGATGGGCTATCACCGCGGCTCATTGCat TGTCGACCCCGGGGTGACGATTCCGACTAAGATTGTCTTTGGAGATATTTCACTGTCGACCACAAGTGCCAATCGACAGGAATCTACTTTTACACAATTTTTCAACTACCCATTCTACGACTCAAATGACGACATTGCCGAGTTTGATCTCACTCTCTTGTACTTGGCGAACGAGATACAGGTAACAGACTTCGTACGACCCATGTGTTTGGCTACAAATGCCAATGAAGGTAACACATACAGGAACTGTCAATCGGCCGGCTGGGGCTCCCTCACGGAGAACGGACAGT ACCCAGATGACTTACAGGTGGTAGGTTTACCACTGATACCAACGGCGACCTGTCGCGCTCCGCCGTTTAATAAAAACCCAACCAGCAATATCATCTGCGCTGGCGGTGAAAATCGAAACCTAGCTGGGGACACGTGTCAG